One Helicobacter kayseriensis genomic region harbors:
- a CDS encoding DUF362 domain-containing protein, giving the protein MSVKITDICIACGSCIDECPVSAIVDDDDNPNGEGIYYVYPDKCVECVGHNDEPACASACPTDGCIVWSAPGTTSRDEIGSDLRDGTHAVC; this is encoded by the coding sequence ATGTCTGTAAAAATTACTGATATCTGTATTGCTTGTGGATCTTGTATTGATGAATGCCCAGTAAGTGCAATTGTGGATGATGACGACAATCCAAACGGAGAAGGAATCTATTATGTTTATCCCGACAAATGCGTTGAGTGTGTAGGACATAATGATGAACCAGCCTGTGCAAGTGCTTGCCCAACAGATGGATGCATCGTTTGGAGTGCTCCAGGAACAACAAGTCGAGACGAAATTGGATCTGACCTAAGAGACGGCACTCACGCCGTATGCTAA
- the ndk gene encoding nucleoside-diphosphate kinase, with protein sequence MEQTLSIIKPDAVSKNCIGKIIDRFESNHLRVAAIKKIQLTTDQAQSFYAIHKERPFFSSLVEFMTSGPVIVMVLEGENAVSKNRDLMGATNPQEAKAGTIRADFASSIEANAVHGSDSLENANNEIAFFFKKEEIL encoded by the coding sequence ATGGAGCAAACACTTTCAATCATCAAACCAGATGCTGTTTCAAAAAATTGTATCGGGAAAATTATCGATCGTTTTGAAAGCAATCACTTACGCGTTGCAGCAATTAAAAAAATTCAACTCACAACAGATCAAGCACAATCTTTCTATGCAATTCACAAAGAAAGACCTTTCTTCTCTAGTCTTGTTGAGTTCATGACAAGTGGTCCTGTTATTGTGATGGTTTTAGAAGGAGAAAATGCGGTATCCAAAAATAGAGATCTTATGGGCGCCACAAACCCTCAAGAAGCAAAAGCTGGAACAATCCGAGCAGACTTTGCAAGCAGTATTGAAGCAAATGCAGTTCACGGAAGTGATAGTTTAGAAAATGCAAACAATGAAATTGCATTCTTTTTCAAAAAAGAAGAGATTCTTTGA